The Moorena producens PAL-8-15-08-1 genomic interval TCCCCGAAGGCACTAAAGTAATTGATGTTTTTGACCAAATTGGAACAGGAAGAACCCTACTCATTTTAGGGGAACCAGGGTCAGGAAAAACCACAACCTTACTCGAACTCACCAGGGATTTAATCGCTCGTACTGAACAAGACACTAATCAGCTAATTCCTGTAGTCTTTAACCTCTCCTCTTGGGCAAAGAAACGGCAGACGATAGCCGATTGGTTAGTAGAGGAACTGAACACTGTATATCAAGTTCCTAATAAAATTGCACAAGCTTTGGTAACGCAACAGCAACTTCTACCATTGCTTGATGGTTTGGATGAAGTTAAGGCAGACTATCGAGACGACTGTATCCTAGCGTTAAACAAATTTAATAAGGATTATTATAATAGCGATTTGGTAGTGTGTAGTCGGATTAAAGACTATCAATCCCTATCCAATCGTCTGAATTTTCATAAAGCAGTTTGTATAAGATTGCTGACTTTAGAAAAAATCTATCATTACTTGGATAGTGTCGGGGCTGATTTAACGGGATTGAGGACATTAATAGCAGAGGATACAGTATTACAAGAATTAGCCCAGTCACCTCTAATGCTCAATATTATGACCCTAGCTTATCAGGGAGTAGCAGTTGATGAGTTACCGAAAACTGAGGTAGTGGAAGAACGGGGCAAGCAGCTCTTTGATGCATATATCGAGAAAATGTTTAAGCGTCGGAAGACTAATCAGCGATACAAGAATGTGCAAGTAAAGCACTGGCTAATTTGGATTGCCCAGAGGATGGTTGAGGAGTCGCAAACAGTATTTTTAATTGAAAAAATGCAGCCATTTTGGTTAATAAATAGAAATCAAAAACGAACTTACAGTCTGATAATCGGGCTGATGGTTGGGCTGATGTTTGGGCTGATGTTTGGGCTGATGTTTGGGCTGATAATCGGGCTAAACGAAGGGCTGATGTTTGGGCTGATGGTCGGGCTGATGTTTGGGCTGATGGGAATGCTGATGTTTGGGCTGATGGGAATGCTGATGGTCGGGCTGATGGTCGGAGGGCTGATGAAAGAAATTAAAACAGTTGAAATACTCCAAGTTAATTGGAAAAGACTCTTGATTAACCTGCTAAAGATGCTGATGGGAATGCTGATGGGAATGCTGATGGGAATGGTGGTAGGAAGGCTGATGTTTGGGCCGGTGTTTGGGCTGGTGGGAGGGCTGATGGGAGTGCTGATGGGAATGCTGATGAAAATGCCGATAAAAGAGCTGATAAAAGAGCTGGACAGTTCAGAAATTGAAACAAAAACAAATCCAAATCAAGGAATTTGGAAATCAGCTCGTAATGCTATAACTGTATGGCTGATGGGAGCGCTGATGTTTGGGCCGGTGGTCGGGCTGATGGTAGGAGCGCTTGTGTTTGGGCTGTTGGGAATGCTGGTGGGAGAGCTGAGGTTCGGGCTGATGGGAGCGCTGATGGTCGGGCTGATGGTCGGGCTGATGGTCGGGCTGATGATCACGCTGATAGCCGGGCTGAATAATGGTGGTATGGCCTGCATCCAACACTTCAGTCTCCGCCTTGTCCTGTACCGTAACAATTACATCCCTTGGAACTATGCCCGCTTCCTGGACTATGCTGCTGATCGCATCTTCTTACAAAAAGTAGGAGGAGGCTACATCTTTATCCATCGGATGCTGATGGAACACTTTGCCCAGATGGAGCCTGAGAATTGATAGATTACTATAGCATTTTGAGTTGAGATGTAAACAATATCAACCAGTAGTTTATAAGCCGATTACTATTTCAAAAAACTATCTCAATTCCTAATACATTGTTTCCTCATTCGCACGAAAATCCTTAACAACCAGCTTCATCCATAGTAGAATCTGAATAGATTGAAAATAAGAAAGCGATCGCCTTTGGCGCAGCGAAGCTGAACGCGGCAGTTTGTAATGGTGCGATCGCATTCATGGAAAACCTCAAACTTTAGCCAATATGGACTACACAGAAATCCTTAAGAAAGCCCTTAATTGGGGTAAAGAGAATCACCCAGAAAGCAATCTTTATCATAAGATTACATTAAAACTCTCCACTCTCAATCTACCCTAGGAGCAACGGTTTCCTGCCCGTTTTGCAGCAGCGTCACGCTTTCCACCGTGCCGTCTGAGCCTTGGTTAAAGACAACTCGCAAATCAATGACCCGTGCAAAAAACTCAGTTTCGGAGGTAGGATAAAGCTTTAAAATAGACTGCCCTGTTCCCTGAATCAGCAATTGATTGGCTTGGGTGGTTACAGTTACCTGGAACTCAGGAGCAACCTGAATGTAATAGGAAGACTATTTCCAGGTAGTTTCTGGTATTTACTGGCAAAATCCGTAAGTATAACCATCTTTCCTGTGAATCCTAACTAAGTTTTTGACGTGCAAGCTTATTGCCTTTTCCCCTGGAACCGTGTAATTAAATGAATTACTTTTGCTCCTAGGGTTAACTCTCCCAAACTTTCCGGTCAAGATGTTTTTAGCTATGTCTCCACTACACCAACCTTTGATTGGCCTCAACGGATTATGTCTGATCGGGTAGCCGTACTTATTGAGTGCTGCTTTTTGTCTGCCCCCTTGTCCTTTACAAGTAACCAGAAGCGGTTGGGAGGTTTTAAATGTCAACATCTCAATATCCCCGACACAGGCAGCGTCAATCCAATGTTCTTTAGGAAAACCCAGCTTAGTTCGGTTGTACTTGGTTTGCGCTCCCGTTCCAGTGACTATGGGTTTGATTCTTTTAAGTACCTTAACTAATTTGTTGCGAGTTGAATTAACCGCTGCTGCATCTCTTAATGGCTGCTTAGCCTTAGATTTGATTTTTTGTAGTAGACTCGGTTTCTTTTTTAAGAAGTCTTCTATAGACTTGTTCCCTTTGCGTTGGTTGCATTTATCGCAGGCTAAACAAAGATTACTTATTCGATCACTTCCACCTTTAGATTTTGGGTAAATATGTTCAATTTGTAACGGGACGGACTGCTTGCCACAATAGGCACATTCCCTTCCCCATTTTTCAAGTAGGTACTCTCTAACCTCATATCCAACTAGCTCGCCTTGCTGGTACTCAACACCATTGATTTCAGGGTTCTGCATTTTCTGGGTATCAAACTTAACTCTTTCAACCCAAAACTCATTGATTGGACAGAACTTAATTAATCGTTTAACCCAAGTTTCAATAGTCAAAACCCGGTGCTCTAAGCTAGGGGCAAGCCAGCCTTCTGGACGTCTACGGTTAAGGAATCTGGGTTTTCTGTAGCGGGTGTTGCGGTTACGCCTTCCGCGCCTTACAGCTCTTCTAGATTCTAGTTTTCTCTTGATCAGCCCTCCCCTGTGTTCTAATTCCATTCCCCAAATAACTTGATTGTTTTGAACTAAGGCAAATCCAGTTACCTTACTACCAGGGTCGATTTTTATCTGACAAGGTGAGATGGTTGGATTATTGATCGCAGTTTTCAAGATTATTGTAAACGGGTACATCCTAAAAACCGCAGCTTTCCCTTTGTCTAGTAACCGGCGAGCTTTCTTTGGTGGAATGGGGTTTAATGGTTGAAAGTTTGTGTCAATGACAAATACATAATTTTGCATTTTTAGTGCTCTCAATTCGGTAATGTGTTCCGAGTGCTTCGCACACGCTTACGCGAACGACAATGTTGGAATGGCTTGTTGAGCTAACCACACATTTGCCTTTGTCTTAATGATTAGCGACAGAGCCAGAAGCTGGAGATCACCTCTGGGTGTCATGACCAAACCAACGTAGGAAGCTAATCCTGAGTCTGCAACCCAGTGGGCAATTCCAGAAATTACCGGGAATTGCCTAGGCTTTCACTAGGTGATAAGTTCCAATATAGCCCTCGTATACAGACGGATCTACCTTCACCACGTCAGAAACTGTGGGTTTGGAGTAGGGTTCCCCAAACACAATTGCTGCCAAATCCTGGGAAATTCGCTCTAGATTGGCGGTTTCTAAATTACTGAGCACAGCAAAACTCACATCCTGGTCTGGGTAGTATACCAGATTAGTTACAAAGCCGTTAATTCTCCCACCATGACCAATGCGCTGATGCTTGGGCTGTTTGTTTATTACCAATCCATAGCCATAGAACAGATGGGGAGCTTCGTCAGGATTGCTCGGTACTAAGGGAGAGGTCATAGTAGCGATCGCCTTATCCCTTAAGATCGTTTCATCTCCCACCCCATGGTCAAACAAAAACTGATTCCATCGAGCCAAATCCTCCAACGTGGAATATAGTCCTCCGGCTCCCTGTGGCACCGACATATTAATATACTCTGCCTTGAGATAGCCGTCATCAGTGAACTGATAACCATTTGCCAAGCCATCAATCACCGCCAAAGGATACTCGTAACCTGTGTTCTCCATCCCCAAAGGCTGGAGCAAATGCTCTTTTAGATAATCGCCATAGGACTGACCCGATACGGTTTCAATCACCTGGGTCAGCAGAACATAGCCTGAATTGCTGTAGCGAAACTCTTTTCCCGGCTCAAATTCCAAGGGGAGGTCTTGGAAGCGGGCAATCAACTCCTCAAGGGTCGTAGGTTTTGCCATCCATTGGGTTTTATCCTGAAAACTAGTTAGGTTAGGAATGCCCGCCGTATGGGTTAGGAGGTGATGCAAGGTGATGCGATTCCCATGGGGATAATCTGGCAAGTAGGTAGAAACAGGAGCGTGTACATCAACCAACCCCAGATCCTGGAGTTGTAGAATCGCAGCAGCAGTAAACTGCTTTGTCACCGACCCCAACCGAAATCTAGTTTGGGGGGTATTGGGTAGCTGGTACTCTAGGCTAGCCATGCCATACCCCCTGGTAAACACGGTTTTACCGGCCTTGAGTACGATAACCGCCCCTGAGAACCACCCAATTTCATGGTGGGCTTTGAGATAGGCATCAATTTCAGCGGAAATACCAGACATTTGGTGAGCAGCGAGTTTCATTACTGATTTCAATCGATACATTTGTATCTTATTAGAGAAAAATCTGGCTTGGTAGTACCCTTAAGGGTACCTTTTCTGTGAAGATTAATTAACAGATACCTCTTGCAAAAGTATTTTTCTGATAGTGTTTACCTCAATTCTTATCCACTGTTCCCTGTTCCCGACAACTGCCGCGAAGTCTATTAAGTTCTAAAGGGACGACGAAACAGACTGATAGCAGAGCTGATGTCCCCTTTGAGTGAAGAGTCAGAGGTAATTAAAGAAATCAAAACAGTTGGAATATTTCAAGTTAATTAGAAAAAAGTCTTGATTTTCCTGCTGATGGTCGGGCTGGTGAATGGTGGCAAAGCCTGTATCCAACACTTCAACCAGTTGATAAGCCGATTACTATCTAAAAAAACGATCTCACTTCCTAATACATTGTTTCCTCATTCGCACGAAAATCCTTAACAACAAGCCTCATCTATAGTAGAATCTGAAGATCGCGTAGTGTTGGCTGTGCCGATCTAACCTTTTTGTGGTTGTCCGGAACACATCCTTTAACTCTTGTAGATCCTATTGAATTTTCAAAGAGGGTGATTGCCAATTGACTCAACAAAAAATGGGGTACGTTTACTTGATTGTGCAGCTTGAACCCAATCAACAGCCGACTGGGCTCTACAAAATTGGAAAAACTTCAAAGACACCGGAGGAAAGACTAGCTCAACTGAGGACTTCAAGTACTTTTGATCTTGAGGTTTACCATTGGATCCGGTGCTTGGACTATAGTGCAGTAGAAAAAGATCTTCATCGCAAGTTTGAATATTTTCGATGGAACTATGGAGGGAGAGAATGGTTCAATTTCAGAGACTACGACATTGATGACGTTGTCGAAGAGATGAACTCATATGTTGAAGATCCTGCTCCTACTGAACCAGTATACTATTCTTCAGAAGAATCTGATTCAACATATTCTTATTGGAAAGAATCTGAGTCAATATACGAGTATATAGGGGCTGCGATTCTATTATTTATGTTGGGACTAGGAGTATGGGGTATTGCTAGTATTAACAACCAACCTAGTCTTACAAAAGACCAAAGGAACTATCATGCCGCGTGGAATGTTTTTAGCAGGAAAAATATGGATTCATTTGAACAGTATACTCAGGCTCAAGAAAAATTTAAAAAATTGGCAGACTCTTCTAGTAATGAATGTGTCAAAAAATATGGTGAGGATATGGTTGCCGTTATTTCTCAATCTAAAACTTTTTTGAATAGTACTGGGGGAAATTACGTTCAAGCTTGGAAAAGATTTGAATTTCTCGGGAAACAAGTATGGCCAAAACAACCTGTCTGTAATAGAATAATGACTGGGATACGTCAGAAAATAAATTAATTTGTTTGTTAATAAACTAATTTTCCGTAAAACTTCGATTTACAGCGATTGCACTCTCTTAGTTATAACTGCAATCGCTTTATTATCATTATATCATTTTTTATAGTGGCGAAAAAAGATTTACGGGAAAAATAAAAAGGTATCTGGAAAAGTATGAAAACTTGTTAGGACACTGGAATCGCGCCAAAATGTATTGACTCTGGTACACCCAATGTATTAACTAAAAGGCATGGGTGTATTGAGGCATCGGCTGCATGAAAATTGACCGTCATGGCCGGGCAACGAAGACTGATTTTCCGATTTGTTGGCATCTTTCCGAGAGTAAAACCCTCCCAGTTCGGTAGGGATTTCTTTTGTACTGCGATTCGGGCTTTACCGACGCTACGCGATGTGCCGTAGGCACCGCTACCTGCGAAAACCATTTTCAGTTCACGAAAACATCTGGATTGCCCAAGGTGTACCCCATAATCATGAGATTTACCCTTTTGATCATCTGGTCTCACTAGGGTTGTAATTCCCCACGCCGTATTTTCCGGAAAATGGTTTTTATATTCGAGAATAATGTAATATCAAGGTCAACCTAATTAACTTAAAACGTATATAAATGGCTAAGAGATTGAAAACTGTAAAAATTAACATAGATTATGAACCTAAAGAAGCAGATTTTATCGAGAAAGCTAATGAATTTGGTTATCAAATAAATTCTGTAACTAAAATTCCACCCGCGATCGCTAATGAACTTTCAATCGCTATCGCAATAGAGAAAAGCTGCGAGCATATCAGAGAAGGGTCGGAATTCTTTCTACAGCTTCCAATACCAAATAGCAAGCCCATAAAAGTTCAAAAAATTAATGGGAAAATTATGGGCAATTTCAAAGCTATGGCTGATGCCGTAGAAATGCCGGAAGATCAAAGGATAGATACATGCCAGATGATTTTCAGTCAAATGGCAGTTTTCCCTTGGGGGATGACTTTTTCTCATCCTCTAGCTAAAGAAGGCTGGGTAGGAGACAAGCTCGGTGTTAATTCGTGGAAACATGCTGAAACGATAATTAACTCAATCATGTACCCACAAGGAACTCCAGACAGAGGAAAAATTGCAGAAGAAAGTTTTCGACAAAAGATATTGCTTGCAAATTCAAATGTTGATATTGACACGTTACTGATAAAAGTCAAATCTCGAATAATCCCAGCATGTCAAATGGCTTGCTCATTAATAGCTCAGGGTATAGAAATTGATCTTGAAGCTGGGTTGCATCCGGAAACAGGACTTAACCTGTAGCGATCACATTCTTTTTGCGGGTGCATCTCAATGCATGCAATTAGACAAAAATTCTAATAAAATTCCGACACTGCCTACACTACTTACTCTCCCTAAAATCCCCACGCTTCCGACACTTCCGGCACTTCCCTTCTTTTTTACAAAGATGAGATCCACTCCGTACGGCCTAGTTAACGCTCAGGACAAAATGAAAACTAAATTTAAGGGTCTGCTATATTAATTAGTCATTAGTGAATAATCACGATTCAGGATTATACTTAACCTAGACACAAACCGTTAGATCTCGAAAACTACTTCTGTCCTATTCCCTTTTGCCTGTTCAACACATCTGGCATAACCTTTAATTATATCAAATTTAATCACTAACGACTCCAAAAAAAGTACCCTCAAGGGTACTGTCAAAGGATTATTGTATTGCTGATAATCAAAATAGTACTGAAATTTTATTGCACCTGAGTCGTTATAGTGGGCAATTATTCCACTCTAAGATTAAGCTAGGGATAACGTTGATAATATAGCACTACGCATTAAGGTGTTTGAAATTGATACAAGCAGCAAAAGGTGCGACCCGTGGGAAACTATTGCCTATTGCTAGCATGCCTATTGCCTTGCGCGTAGCGCTATATTGCCGAACCTACGGCTAGTGACAGTGGTGCAAGATTTCAGGGAAAGCAACTAGAGTAAACCATTGAGTTAGGTATATATCCTAAATTTATAGTGATGGCAGACTATAGCAATCTCGAAAGCAATCTTGAATCAGAACAAACAAAACATGCAGATTTTTGTGAAGATTGTCACCAAATTAACCTGATAGATAATCAGCCTCAAACCCTGATCCAGACACAAGCGATCGCAAAAAATCGATTAACTACTGTTCGACAGGCTCCTGGCTGCTCTACTTCTATCCTGCGGGGACTAGACCAGCAGCTGATTGATGAAATGAATAGCATCGGACCCAATAGCTTGGTCAGTTTTGCTGACCTAGATGTGGCTAATGGTCCAGCAGTTCACCCTTTCCTTCAGGCAGTAGCTAAGCAGTCCTTGGCACGGGCAATTAAGGCTCGTGGTCGCACCCTTTCGGTCAATTCTGGTTACCGAACTATTGCTCAGCAACTAATGCTATTCAATCATGGTAAAGTTAGACGCTGTGGTATTGGTGTGGTTGCCCCTCCTGGTAGAAGTAATCACCAGAGTGGTTTAGCCATAGATATTAATGACGAGCAAGGCTGGAGACCCTATCTAGAGCGAGAGGGTTGGAGGTGGTTTGGACCTGCGGATAGGCCTCACTTTGACTATATTGGCAGAGGTACACGAAACATTCGTCCTGTTGCAGTTAAAGCGTTTCAGCGACTCTGGAACCGATATAATCCGGACAAACCCATTGCTGAAGATGGGATTTACGGACGAAATACTGACGCGCGACTTAATCAAGCCCCCATAGTTGGCTTTGGAAAAACTAACGAATCTCTTCCAGACAGAAGACTCAGCCTGACTCAACCCTATCTCGAAGGTGAGGATGTTCGCCAACTTCAGGAAGCTTTAGTTAAAGCAACTATTACGGTCGAGGTAGATGGCGTTTTTGGTCCCGGTACTGAGGAAGCTGTTAAGAAATTCCAGAAGCTAAAAGATTTAACAGTAGATGGAATCGTTGGACCTACAACTCGCTCGGCTCTGGGATTGTGAAGTTATAGCAAGAGAAGTATAGTTGACGACATAGTATTTCGCTTTAAAGGGAACAGGGAATAGGGAATAGGGAATAGAAATATGTGTTAATCTTTACTTCGACTGCTATATTTGTGAACTTATTATCTCTGTTCTGTCACTCTAGGCAGAACAGAGATAATATCGAATCTGGTTAATCATTTCCTATTCACGTTAATGCTTAACTATTCCCGATTCCCGATTCCCGATTCCCGATTCCCGATTCCCGATTCCCGATTCCCGATTCCCGATTCCCGATTCCCGATTCCCGATTCCCGATTCCCGATTCCCGATTCTAAATTCTTAATTCTTAATTCTTAATTCCCTCAATTAATAACTATAAGGATTCTTGATAAGGATTGTTAAAGAAATCTCCACTTTGAGGGGGTAGGGTGGGCTCAAAAATAATTTCCACTAAACTTTTCACGACACCTGTGAGGGGAATTGCGAGAATTAGCCCCAAGAATCCTCCCAGTTTTGCTCCGAATAGCAAAGAGACAAAGATGATTACTGGGGATAAACCAGTCAAGTTACCGAGAATTCTCGGAGCAATTAAGTTGTCTTTGATCTGCTGTAGACCTACGGATACGGCCAATACTTCTAGGGCTAGCCACCAGTCAATAAACGCTACTACAATCACAACTGTGCCAATGCCCAGGGTTGCTCCGATAAAGGGAATCACTTCCATAAATCCAATGAAGACAGCAAATAGTAGGAAAAACGGTACTTTTAAGACCCAGAAGGCTGGGGTTAGGGTAGCTGTCATAAACAATCCTAACAGGATTTGACCGATCACAAATTGTTGTAAATTACGTTGCAATCCTTCGGTTAAGACTCTTCGAATAACCGGGGAAAAAATGGCGGTTAGACCTCGCCAAACTCGCTCACCATCGATGAGCATATAAAATGAAATTACTAAAATTAAGATTAAGTCTACAAACCAGTTAAAGGTACCAACTACTAAACCGAAGCCAGTGCTTGCGATCGCTTCTGCTTGTGCTTGCACTCGTGCCAATAGTTGAGACCCTAAGATCCGGACATCAACGGGTAAATTGCGCTGTTCACTCCAGGCTTGGAAATTTCCCAATTGCTGCTGACCTTCTGCTAGCAACTCTGGTAACTTGGTTACTAGTTGTCGCCCTTGGTTGAATACTGGAGGGGCTAAGGTGAGGGTAATAATCACCACGATCAAGGCCGTTAGTAGATAAACCAGCACTGCTGCTACGGTTCTGGGTAGGAATGCTCTGACTGCAGCTACAGCATAGTTGAGTACAAAGGCGATCAGAGCTGCAGTGAGCAAAATGCTGATTAACTCACCCACATAGCTTAAAGCACTAAGGGTTACGGATCCAGTTATTAAGATTAGTAGCCAAGTGATCAGTAACTGTTGAATTGGTGAAAAAATAGAATTCATTGACAATCGGCTCACGCAATAGCAGTGACTGGTAGGAGCAGTAACGTTACCTCATGATTATCCGATCTACCAGTCAGATTGTGAAATCAGGTGTCTTACCTTAATTAAAGCCAATTGTCAATACTTGTTGGTGAAAGATAATTAAGCTCAATAGTCGGGAGCATAGTCTATTATCTATGGAAGACCAAAAGAATCAAAAGACTCAAAAGACTCAAAAGACTCAAAAAACTAAAACTAGAGTCTCCAAAACCTTGAATCTTTTCAGGAACTTTGGGCTAAAAGCAATTCCAATTATGATGGTAAGGAATTCTCTGGTTGAGGAATCAGAACTTACCCTCAATTTCTTAGTCTTAATCATTAGCTCTTGTTTAATTGCTACATTTGGACTAGTGCTCGACAGTGCTGCGGTGATTATTGGCGCGATGATTATTGCTCCTCTAATGTTGCCTTTAAGAGGATTGTCCTTTGCTACCTTGGAAGGAGATTGGCAACTGTTACGGAGTAGTTTTGTTTCCATTTCTGTAGGTACCTTACTGGGTATAAGTTGTTCCTGGTTGGTTGGTACAGTTATCGGATCCCCTGAATTTGGAGCCCAAGTTTTAGCTAGAACTCAACCCAATCTAATTGATTTACTGGTTGCGATCGTGGCCGGTGGAATTAGTGGTTTCTCTAAAATTCGCCCGTCTTTAGAGGATGCGGTACCAGGGACAGCAATTGCAGTAGCCCTAATGCCTCCCCTGTGTGTCGTTGGGTTAAGCCTATCCCAGGGACAATGGACCTATAGTCAGGGCGCATTTCTGCTTTATATTACTAACCTGATTGGGATTAACCTAGCTTGTATGATCGTTTATGTCTTTAGCGGGTATGCTCAAAGTACTGAACTGAGCCGGTCTTTAAATTGGGGATTCTCTTTAGTGCTGATTGCTGTATTAGTCGTGCCCCTAGGACTTACCTTTTGGGACGTGCTTGAGCAAGGAAGAGTTGAGAAGCCAGTTCAGGAATTGATTAAGAATAGTTCATTGTTTAACAAACCAGGTGTTAGAGAATTTTCTACTTCGAAGATCAATCGGAAAAAGAATCCTCCTGAGATCAAAATTGCTATGCGTTCAACAGAACGGATTACATCGGAACAGGTGAAGGAGTTTGAAGATGCAGTTAAGATTAAGCTGGGTAAACGGTTTAAAGTGATAGTTGACGTTACTCCATTTATACCAGTGGAATCCCCTAATCTTCAAGCTAATTAACTTGAATTGAAGTAAGCATGATAGCTGTCAGCTGTCAGCTGTCAGCTATCATGCTTACAGCGGTTTTAAATTCGGTCAGGTACAAAGTTCTGGGTTTTAGGGAGCAGGGAATCGGGAATCGGGAATCGGGAATCGGGAATCGGGAATCGGGAATCGGGAATCGGGAATCGGGAATCGGGAATCGGGAATCGGGAATCGGGAATCGGGAAAAAATCCTGTGTACCTCACTTATGATTATAATTGCTATAATTTGAACCTAGTTTACCTTAGTAAAACGGATAAAGTGATATTTGTTTGATGACCTAAAAAGACGCAAGGAATGGGAATAAGGGAGGTTTTTGGAGATGATTAGTACAATTAGTAATACTGGTAGTAAGACTGGTAAATTATTCACTATTGGTCATTCTAATCTCAGTATTGAGGATTTTATTGCTTTACTAAAGCAGCACGGAATTACAGCGGTGGCTGATGTGCGATCGCATCCTTACAGCCGTTACTTACCCCATTTTAGTCAAGCCCCCCTCAAGGCTGAACTATTGTCGGCAGGAATTCGCTATGTGTTTCTGGGTAAGGAGTTGGGTGCAAGACCGGCTGATCTCAGTTGTTATGTTGGTGGTAAAGCGTTATATGAAAGAATTGCCGCCACTGACCTGTTTTCAGCGGGTCTTAAACGGGTAATTCAAGGGGCTGAAACTTACCAAATTGCGTTGATGTGTGCTGAAAAAGACCCGATCACTTGCCATCGGACAATTTTAGTCTGCCAACATTTAGTTAAATCGGGGTTAGAGATTAATCATATTCTCAATGATGGCAGCTTAGAGTTCCATCAGGATTTAGAAGAAAGACTGCTCAGCTCTCATGGGTTAAATGATTCCCAAATCAAACAACCGAAGCAACTTTCCCTATTTGATGACCCGACATCTATGGATAACTGGGACAATTGCTCTTGGGAGGATAGACTTAAGGAAGCTTATCATAGGCAAGGGGATACTATTGCTTATCTAGCAAAGGGAGTAGGGAGTAGGGAGTAGGGAGTAGGGAATAGGGAATAGGGAGTAGGGAGTAGGGAACAAAAATTATCACAATTAATTTAGGATTGCTATCAAGATCCTGACTATGAATAAAACTATTAATTTATTTACGATTGGCTTTACTAAAAAGAGTGCTCAACAGTTCTTTGAGCTTCTGATTAATGCTGGAGTAAGGCGAGTTATCGATACGAGACTCAATAATAAATCTCAATTAGCTGGTTTCACCAAAAACAAAGATTTTGAATACTTTTTGCAGCAAATTGGGAATATTGACTATATACATCGTCTAGAGTTGGCTCCGACTAAGGATATCCTAAATACCTATAAAAAAAATAATGGTGATTGGGAAACCTATGAAAACCAGTTCTTACAATTAATTACAGAGCGTGAAATCGAAAAGACGGTATCACCAGATTTATTAGATGGTAGCTGTTTGCTGTGTAGTGAACCTACTCCCCATAACTGTCATCGCCGTTTAGTAGCAGAATATCTGAGTCAAAAATTGGGAACTATAAAGATAGTTCACCTATGATTTATCCCAAATCCCCGTTGCTAAGACCATAGAAAAATATCAAAGTCGTTGCATAACTAAACTGGATTTGGCGATCTAGGTCAGTAGTC includes:
- a CDS encoding AI-2E family transporter; its protein translation is MNSIFSPIQQLLITWLLILITGSVTLSALSYVGELISILLTAALIAFVLNYAVAAVRAFLPRTVAAVLVYLLTALIVVIITLTLAPPVFNQGRQLVTKLPELLAEGQQQLGNFQAWSEQRNLPVDVRILGSQLLARVQAQAEAIASTGFGLVVGTFNWFVDLILILVISFYMLIDGERVWRGLTAIFSPVIRRVLTEGLQRNLQQFVIGQILLGLFMTATLTPAFWVLKVPFFLLFAVFIGFMEVIPFIGATLGIGTVVIVVAFIDWWLALEVLAVSVGLQQIKDNLIAPRILGNLTGLSPVIIFVSLLFGAKLGGFLGLILAIPLTGVVKSLVEIIFEPTLPPQSGDFFNNPYQESL
- a CDS encoding DUF389 domain-containing protein codes for the protein MEDQKNQKTQKTQKTQKTKTRVSKTLNLFRNFGLKAIPIMMVRNSLVEESELTLNFLVLIISSCLIATFGLVLDSAAVIIGAMIIAPLMLPLRGLSFATLEGDWQLLRSSFVSISVGTLLGISCSWLVGTVIGSPEFGAQVLARTQPNLIDLLVAIVAGGISGFSKIRPSLEDAVPGTAIAVALMPPLCVVGLSLSQGQWTYSQGAFLLYITNLIGINLACMIVYVFSGYAQSTELSRSLNWGFSLVLIAVLVVPLGLTFWDVLEQGRVEKPVQELIKNSSLFNKPGVREFSTSKINRKKNPPEIKIAMRSTERITSEQVKEFEDAVKIKLGKRFKVIVDVTPFIPVESPNLQAN
- a CDS encoding DUF488 family protein, giving the protein MISTISNTGSKTGKLFTIGHSNLSIEDFIALLKQHGITAVADVRSHPYSRYLPHFSQAPLKAELLSAGIRYVFLGKELGARPADLSCYVGGKALYERIAATDLFSAGLKRVIQGAETYQIALMCAEKDPITCHRTILVCQHLVKSGLEINHILNDGSLEFHQDLEERLLSSHGLNDSQIKQPKQLSLFDDPTSMDNWDNCSWEDRLKEAYHRQGDTIAYLAKGVGSRE
- a CDS encoding DUF488 family protein is translated as MNKTINLFTIGFTKKSAQQFFELLINAGVRRVIDTRLNNKSQLAGFTKNKDFEYFLQQIGNIDYIHRLELAPTKDILNTYKKNNGDWETYENQFLQLITEREIEKTVSPDLLDGSCLLCSEPTPHNCHRRLVAEYLSQKLGTIKIVHL